In Companilactobacillus allii, one genomic interval encodes:
- a CDS encoding PTS lactose/cellobiose transporter subunit IIA: MATKEEISMTGFSIVAYAGDAKTDLISALRKARDGDIEAAHKLVESANDSINDAHNEQTKLLSKEAGGEDMDVTFIMVHGQDTLMTTMMLKDEVEFFIDEYDRINKIEKKLG, encoded by the coding sequence ATGGCAACTAAAGAAGAAATTTCAATGACAGGTTTTTCAATCGTGGCTTATGCAGGTGATGCTAAGACAGATTTGATCTCAGCACTAAGAAAAGCACGTGATGGTGATATTGAAGCTGCACATAAGCTAGTTGAGTCAGCTAACGATTCCATCAATGATGCACATAATGAACAAACAAAGCTTCTAAGTAAAGAAGCTGGTGGCGAAGACATGGACGTCACATTTATCATGGTTCATGGTCAAGATACTTTGATGACAACAATGATGTTGAAAGATGAAGTTGAATTCTTCATTGATGAATACGATAGAATCAATAAAATTGAGAAAAAGTTGGGATAA
- a CDS encoding PRD domain-containing protein, whose protein sequence is MVNRVYNNNTVLVDVDKNKQAIIQGRGVGFQRRRGDEVLPASVERIFYLDTDEARHRFGSLLKDVPIDITMTSFSIIEMAKKTYHYPLLDYIYVTLTDHISQTYKHLMAGKYEKSTVPDIRERYPTEYKIADKALQMINHDLNVHFPNDATKALALHFINARGTEQEDHPKEENPSTRVNEVVQSVFKEYGITRNITNQNYFDRLMIHLQYLVERLQTNEQDKRLLSQDIESDFQKLYPKSFEIANEITDKLQSSLHITLNDNELVYFIIHIQRLIQESETTSSNS, encoded by the coding sequence GTGGTAAATCGAGTCTACAATAACAACACAGTGCTTGTGGATGTTGATAAAAATAAACAAGCCATTATTCAAGGCCGTGGTGTCGGATTTCAAAGACGTCGTGGAGATGAGGTTTTACCAGCGTCAGTTGAAAGAATCTTTTATCTAGATACTGATGAAGCAAGACATCGCTTCGGATCCCTACTCAAGGATGTTCCAATAGATATAACAATGACAAGTTTTTCCATTATTGAAATGGCCAAGAAAACTTACCATTATCCATTGCTTGATTATATTTATGTAACGCTTACAGATCATATCTCACAGACCTACAAGCATTTAATGGCAGGTAAGTATGAGAAGAGTACAGTTCCAGATATTCGCGAGCGCTATCCAACTGAATATAAGATCGCAGATAAGGCATTACAAATGATCAATCATGACTTAAATGTACATTTTCCAAATGATGCTACTAAAGCATTGGCACTGCACTTTATCAACGCTCGTGGTACTGAGCAAGAGGATCATCCCAAAGAAGAAAATCCCAGTACTAGAGTGAACGAAGTGGTGCAAAGTGTCTTTAAGGAATATGGCATTACACGTAATATCACCAATCAGAATTACTTTGATAGATTGATGATCCATCTGCAGTATTTGGTTGAAAGATTACAGACTAATGAACAAGATAAAAGGTTATTGAGTCAAGATATAGAATCAGATTTTCAAAAGCTCTACCCAAAGTCATTTGAGATTGCGAATGAAATAACTGACAAATTACAATCAAGCCTTCATATCACTTTGAACGATAACGAATTAGTTTACTTCATTATCCATATTCAAAGATTGATTCAAGAATCTGAGACGACATCGTCGAATAGTTAA